The following proteins come from a genomic window of bacterium:
- a CDS encoding CPBP family intramembrane metalloprotease — protein MKRKVLLLFLLFVLVSSCPAYSLEMEDEDPVTFSIDRAKLQAYLLNKGITSEIAGFMAYSFLVLFLMVSGTVVSALYFFSGIYRRNTVQLGTVPWGISLSMALLLLLILFTLLFQLLLGSLLKSGFVSEIPSMTVQMLVSELIIIFVIGVFSVIVYKKYYWKLAALFETKKIKESIMYGVLAYIGFYPLYIFLSKITAVVARYFGFQLKIQAVVSSIKDIKSLWELLSYILFIVFVAPIIEEIFFRGILYRGCKKFLGVAGASLLSAFLFSAVHMNLLSFLPIFGLGLAFCHVYEKTGSIYSSIIFHALHNALSLAGALLVYRMINVIGG, from the coding sequence ATGAAAAGAAAGGTACTGTTATTATTCCTGTTGTTTGTGCTGGTGTCTTCCTGTCCGGCTTATTCGCTGGAAATGGAAGATGAAGACCCTGTAACGTTTTCCATAGATAGAGCAAAACTTCAGGCTTATCTGCTCAATAAGGGGATAACATCCGAAATAGCCGGCTTTATGGCCTATTCTTTTCTTGTGCTGTTCCTGATGGTTTCCGGGACTGTTGTGTCGGCGTTATATTTTTTCTCGGGTATATACAGGAGGAACACGGTTCAGCTCGGGACTGTTCCATGGGGCATTTCTCTTTCAATGGCTCTTTTGCTCCTGCTTATTCTTTTTACACTGTTATTCCAGCTCCTTCTCGGCTCACTGCTGAAAAGCGGGTTTGTGAGCGAGATACCTTCAATGACTGTACAAATGCTTGTGAGCGAGTTAATCATTATTTTTGTCATAGGTGTTTTTTCGGTTATTGTTTATAAAAAATATTACTGGAAGCTGGCCGCGCTGTTTGAGACAAAGAAGATAAAAGAGAGCATTATGTATGGAGTATTGGCATACATAGGTTTTTATCCTTTATATATATTTTTAAGCAAAATAACCGCTGTGGTCGCCAGATATTTTGGTTTTCAGCTTAAAATACAGGCGGTTGTCTCCAGCATAAAAGATATAAAAAGCTTGTGGGAGCTTTTAAGTTACATCCTTTTTATAGTTTTTGTCGCGCCGATAATCGAAGAGATATTTTTCCGTGGTATATTATACAGGGGGTGCAAAAAATTTCTTGGCGTCGCAGGCGCTTCTTTATTGTCGGCATTTCTTTTTTCCGCCGTACATATGAATCTGCTGAGTTTTTTGCCTATATTCGGTTTAGGGCTGGCGTTTTGCCATGTTTATGAGAAAACCGGGTCTATATATTCTTCGATTATATTTCATGCGCTCCATAACGCGCTTAGCCTTGCGGGGGCGCTGCTTGTTTACAGGATGATAAACGTTATAGGCGGGTAA
- the yidD gene encoding membrane protein insertion efficiency factor YidD: MKAVRGLLNRLSKRFSRLLIFLIKLYQKTFRYFPGRCRYYPSCSEYMIEAIEKKGILKGVLLGLFRIIRCNPFSPGGYDPVK, translated from the coding sequence ATGAAGGCGGTCAGGGGGTTATTAAACAGGTTGTCAAAACGGTTTTCCCGTCTTTTGATTTTTTTAATAAAACTTTATCAGAAAACCTTCAGGTATTTTCCCGGAAGATGCAGGTATTACCCTTCGTGTTCCGAGTATATGATAGAGGCGATTGAAAAGAAAGGGATCCTTAAGGGTGTTTTACTCGGGCTTTTCAGGATAATAAGGTGCAATCCGTTTTCGCCGGGGGGGTATGACCCCGTAAAGTGA
- the tsaE gene encoding tRNA (adenosine(37)-N6)-threonylcarbamoyltransferase complex ATPase subunit type 1 TsaE yields MTDKFISYSQDDTRALAGKVADKIQKGDVVALFGELGAGKTCFVQGFARAFGITGIVNSPSFAIVNVYEGRMPVYHMDFYRIDSPDEIRAIGCEDYFYGDGVCFIEWAEKAKGIIPPNRKEIYIKIINKTEREIKIKGFNL; encoded by the coding sequence ATGACGGATAAATTTATTTCATACAGTCAGGATGATACCAGGGCGCTTGCCGGAAAGGTCGCGGATAAAATTCAAAAAGGCGATGTAGTGGCTCTTTTCGGGGAACTTGGCGCGGGAAAAACCTGTTTTGTCCAGGGATTCGCGAGAGCCTTCGGCATCACCGGAATAGTGAACAGCCCCAGTTTTGCTATTGTAAATGTTTATGAGGGCAGGATGCCTGTTTATCATATGGATTTCTACAGGATAGACAGCCCCGATGAGATAAGAGCCATTGGGTGCGAAGATTATTTTTACGGTGACGGCGTGTGCTTTATCGAATGGGCGGAAAAAGCGAAAGGTATAATACCGCCGAACAGAAAAGAAATTTATATAAAGATAATCAATAAAACGGAAAGAGAAATTAAGATAAAAGGTTTTAATCTTTAA
- a CDS encoding sulfite exporter TauE/SafE family protein — MLNLFLYMTIGVFAGVVSGLIGIGGGIIIVPCLIYIFGFSQHAAQGTTLAMLIPPIGILAALTYYRQGHVDFLVAGLLCLGFILGGYLGAKFAVGLPEVILRKIFGVCLLIVAGYMIIK, encoded by the coding sequence GTGCTGAATTTATTTTTGTATATGACAATCGGGGTTTTTGCGGGGGTTGTCAGCGGTTTAATTGGTATCGGCGGCGGAATTATCATTGTGCCCTGTCTTATTTATATTTTCGGCTTTTCGCAGCATGCGGCGCAGGGGACTACTCTGGCGATGCTGATTCCGCCCATAGGCATACTTGCGGCTCTGACTTATTACAGGCAGGGGCATGTTGATTTTCTGGTCGCGGGATTGCTGTGTTTGGGTTTTATCTTAGGCGGTTATCTCGGGGCTAAATTTGCTGTCGGCCTTCCGGAGGTCATTTTACGCAAAATTTTTGGCGTGTGCCTGTTAATTGTCGCCGGCTATATGATTATCAAATAA
- a CDS encoding GldG family protein, with amino-acid sequence MNRLRRILNIINISAAVFFALLIISMLGFIAHRHNIRFDMTKSGINTLSEKTVCLLKNIDKTMNIYVIFDPANIVYTPILRLLEQYSAQNNKIAVQLVDPDKDITRLKLIAQKTKFADRNCMIISYKDKIEVIRDTDVAVISGGDAKGAYRRIIEFSGEEALSSAILKLIEDISSSVYFTTGHGEKIPDSTQKDEMGHASIILKRQNIDVKTIDLLKTSSVPPDCALLIIAGPKTVFSEEEIIAVNNYLNNGGSALMLMDPMIYTGLENVLIEKGIVVGKDIVIDPSRKIPLVDISNLYIENFNPEHTATSRIIKSATIHPLARSVNPNPLSTGYKVEVLCATTENGWGETEPADSPVTFDKDKDREGPVPICVSSTSQNRKFPMRLVVVGDSDFCSNSQIANRSNADLFANLTNWCLNKTKILSIEAKKPEDTKLLLNLTQLRTVRNLCVFALPGISALFAFIAWLNRRK; translated from the coding sequence GTGAATAGACTAAGAAGAATACTGAACATTATCAATATATCCGCGGCGGTATTTTTCGCTTTGCTTATTATTTCCATGCTCGGTTTTATCGCTCATCGCCATAATATAAGGTTTGACATGACAAAAAGCGGAATAAACACTTTGTCCGAGAAGACGGTCTGCCTTCTGAAAAACATCGATAAAACAATGAACATATATGTGATCTTCGATCCCGCCAATATCGTTTATACCCCGATACTGAGGCTGCTCGAACAATATTCCGCTCAAAACAATAAGATCGCCGTTCAATTGGTTGATCCGGATAAAGACATTACCAGATTAAAACTCATTGCCCAGAAAACAAAATTCGCGGACAGAAACTGCATGATTATCTCTTACAAAGATAAAATAGAAGTTATCAGGGATACGGATGTCGCCGTAATCTCGGGAGGCGACGCAAAAGGGGCTTACAGAAGAATCATCGAATTTTCCGGGGAGGAAGCCCTGTCGTCGGCTATCCTCAAACTGATTGAAGACATATCTTCGTCCGTTTATTTCACGACAGGACACGGAGAGAAGATCCCCGATTCAACCCAAAAAGATGAAATGGGGCATGCTTCCATAATACTCAAAAGGCAGAATATCGATGTAAAAACAATAGATCTTTTAAAAACCTCTTCTGTGCCGCCCGATTGCGCCCTGTTAATAATCGCGGGGCCGAAAACCGTTTTTTCGGAAGAGGAAATTATCGCCGTAAACAACTACTTGAACAACGGGGGGTCCGCTTTAATGCTTATGGACCCGATGATATACACCGGCCTTGAAAATGTCCTTATAGAAAAAGGGATAGTCGTCGGCAAAGATATTGTAATAGACCCGTCAAGAAAAATACCGCTTGTGGACATTTCAAACCTATATATAGAAAATTTCAATCCCGAACACACCGCCACTTCACGGATCATTAAAAGCGCCACCATACACCCGCTTGCCAGGTCTGTAAATCCAAACCCTTTAAGCACAGGGTATAAAGTCGAGGTTCTGTGCGCGACAACCGAAAACGGATGGGGCGAGACAGAGCCCGCGGATTCTCCGGTAACTTTTGATAAAGATAAGGACAGGGAGGGACCTGTCCCGATATGCGTTTCATCAACTTCCCAAAACCGTAAATTTCCCATGCGGCTGGTTGTAGTGGGCGATTCCGATTTTTGCTCAAACTCCCAGATCGCAAACAGGTCCAATGCCGACCTTTTCGCGAATTTAACCAACTGGTGCCTGAATAAAACTAAGATTCTCTCAATCGAGGCAAAAAAACCCGAAGACACAAAACTGCTTTTGAATTTAACCCAATTGCGCACAGTCAGGAATCTCTGTGTTTTTGCGCTTCCGGGAATATCCGCATTATTCGCCTTTATCGCCTGGCTGAACAGGAGAAAATAA
- the tsaB gene encoding tRNA (adenosine(37)-N6)-threonylcarbamoyltransferase complex dimerization subunit type 1 TsaB has translation MNVLSIETTSERASIAYLKDCEVISQRVISERLNSRQTLLQSVRDIFAEAPGSLTDVDSIVCGTGPGSFTGIRLGMAFTAGIYSGMGKKVETCGIAANDSIAYACCSEGLNAGRKIITVIDSKTGYSFIREYSGHAEPLGEIQLLPDAEIKAKYEKDFFAGIFPEKFKSAPEDKKSIFPDAVYSAALFFRKPDMRRVLKPVYMMDFKPGGSR, from the coding sequence ATGAATGTGCTCAGCATTGAAACAACTTCGGAAAGAGCGAGTATTGCTTATTTGAAGGATTGCGAAGTCATATCGCAGCGGGTTATCAGCGAACGTTTGAATTCAAGGCAAACGCTTCTGCAGAGCGTCAGGGACATTTTTGCCGAAGCGCCCGGTTCGTTAACTGACGTAGATTCTATTGTATGCGGAACGGGTCCGGGCTCTTTCACCGGCATCAGGCTGGGGATGGCTTTTACCGCGGGGATTTATTCGGGTATGGGTAAAAAGGTTGAAACCTGCGGTATCGCCGCCAATGATTCCATTGCCTATGCCTGTTGTTCTGAGGGGCTGAATGCCGGCAGGAAAATAATAACCGTGATAGATTCAAAAACCGGTTACAGTTTTATCAGGGAATATTCAGGTCATGCCGAGCCGCTGGGTGAAATACAATTACTTCCGGACGCTGAGATAAAGGCAAAATACGAGAAAGATTTTTTCGCGGGGATATTCCCCGAAAAATTCAAAAGCGCGCCTGAAGACAAAAAAAGCATTTTCCCGGACGCGGTTTATTCCGCCGCTTTATTTTTCCGGAAACCGGATATGCGCAGAGTGTTGAAGCCGGTTTATATGATGGACTTTAAGCCGGGGGGTTCCAGATAA
- a CDS encoding nitroreductase family protein: MTDIFEIMKSRRSVRTFRGDDVPDSDIRKIIEYAVTAPSGSNQQPWRFVVVRDRALKNSMAGCVNRKISAVKGNIKSAKAEEHFKGYLQYLTFFQDAPAVICVLTRPLRSVFENILHKYMPEEEKEEQFFVDASIQSVSAAVQNLLLAAHAMGYGTCWMTGPIIAQREIEQILGIEEPWHLTSVIPLGKPREIRPGYFSRKPVDEVLLFKK, encoded by the coding sequence ATGACGGATATTTTTGAAATCATGAAAAGCAGGAGAAGCGTAAGAACTTTTCGCGGCGATGATGTTCCCGACAGCGATATCAGAAAAATCATTGAATATGCCGTAACGGCGCCCAGCGGGTCTAACCAGCAGCCATGGAGATTTGTGGTTGTCAGGGACCGGGCATTGAAAAATTCAATGGCCGGATGCGTAAACAGAAAAATCAGCGCTGTAAAAGGGAACATAAAATCGGCGAAAGCGGAAGAACATTTTAAGGGATACCTGCAATATCTTACATTTTTTCAGGATGCGCCGGCTGTTATTTGTGTTCTGACGCGGCCGCTCCGCTCTGTATTTGAAAATATCCTGCATAAATATATGCCTGAAGAAGAGAAAGAAGAGCAGTTTTTTGTAGACGCTTCTATCCAGAGTGTTTCCGCCGCCGTTCAAAATCTTCTTTTGGCCGCGCATGCGATGGGTTACGGAACATGCTGGATGACAGGGCCCATTATAGCCCAGAGAGAAATAGAGCAGATCCTCGGCATTGAAGAACCCTGGCATCTGACATCCGTTATTCCTCTGGGCAAACCCCGCGAGATACGCCCGGGGTATTTTTCCAGAAAACCCGTTGATGAAGTCCTGCTTTTTAAAAAATAA
- a CDS encoding type II secretion system GspH family protein, which produces MDKDKSFYKTGADFKNGGKPFSLKGFTLIELLVVMAVVSLLISFIAPALSKARNHAQLSVCMSNLHQLYLAFSMYLNDYDETFPVNGDPYLWMGRNWREVISPYLLTTVDSERPDVLFCPGDKVAKEKWEGTSYSYSCAFYHSPSQINSMSTEDTYSNASLRCYPQKLAAVRFPENKILLGEWLSNHYPVEDDNGWWCWSGYRNFLFVSGRIKYLKAEDIIPAGDLLPNPNLTVDGISGRDTP; this is translated from the coding sequence ATGGACAAAGATAAATCCTTTTATAAAACAGGCGCCGATTTTAAAAACGGCGGGAAACCCTTTTCCCTGAAAGGGTTTACGCTTATTGAACTGCTTGTGGTTATGGCCGTAGTGTCTCTGCTTATTTCTTTTATCGCGCCGGCGCTTTCAAAAGCAAGGAACCATGCCCAGTTGTCGGTATGCATGTCCAACCTCCACCAGTTATATCTGGCTTTTTCCATGTATTTAAACGATTATGATGAAACATTTCCCGTCAACGGAGATCCTTATCTCTGGATGGGCCGGAATTGGAGAGAAGTTATTTCTCCCTACCTGTTAACCACGGTTGATTCGGAACGTCCGGATGTCCTTTTTTGCCCGGGAGATAAAGTCGCGAAGGAAAAGTGGGAGGGGACATCATACTCTTATTCATGCGCGTTTTACCACAGCCCGTCCCAGATAAACTCAATGTCTACGGAAGACACATATAGTAATGCGTCTCTGAGATGTTATCCCCAGAAGCTGGCCGCAGTAAGGTTTCCGGAAAATAAAATACTGCTCGGGGAATGGCTCAGCAACCATTATCCGGTTGAAGATGATAATGGATGGTGGTGCTGGAGCGGTTACAGAAATTTTCTGTTTGTATCGGGGCGGATTAAGTATTTAAAAGCTGAAGACATTATTCCGGCCGGAGACCTGCTTCCGAACCCGAACCTGACCGTTGACGGCATCAGCGGCAGGGATACACCTTAA
- the alr gene encoding alanine racemase, producing MIFKKQVVIKEIERESSYDYRLLKTWAEIDLSNLRNNIKVINRMVGRDIAIMAIVKCNAYGHGAIEVSREAVKLGVKALGVSSLSEGIELRNAFSNIPIIVLSSGMSGQAEEFIEHRLSAVVCSWQMVNALSAAARSRGTKAAVHIKIDTGMGRIGVWHKQADEFVRSVYKIPDIIIEGVCSHFATSDEEDLEFANQQLRWFADFLGKIGDIPIRFRHISNTGGIFNLPSAHLNMVRPGLSIYGVSPSDFVKDSSKLAPVLSLKTKIAFIKKIPEGRALSYGRTFITDKPMKVATLPVGYGDGYPRLLSNRGYVLIGGKRARILGTVTMDQMMVDITGIRNVKVEDAAVLIGKQGREEITAREVARMADTIPYEIFTSINKRVQRIYIDRG from the coding sequence ATGATTTTTAAAAAGCAGGTCGTTATAAAAGAGATTGAGAGAGAGTCGTCTTATGATTACCGTTTGCTGAAAACATGGGCTGAAATAGATCTTTCAAACTTGAGGAACAATATTAAAGTCATAAACAGGATGGTGGGCAGGGACATTGCTATAATGGCCATAGTCAAATGCAATGCCTACGGCCATGGAGCGATAGAAGTATCAAGAGAAGCTGTTAAACTCGGAGTAAAAGCGCTTGGGGTTTCGAGTTTGTCGGAAGGCATTGAATTGAGAAACGCTTTCAGCAATATTCCTATAATAGTTTTAAGTTCCGGTATGAGCGGACAGGCGGAAGAATTTATCGAGCACAGGTTATCTGCGGTGGTATGCTCATGGCAAATGGTCAATGCTCTGTCCGCGGCGGCCCGCAGCAGGGGGACAAAAGCAGCCGTCCACATAAAAATAGACACAGGGATGGGGCGTATAGGCGTATGGCATAAGCAGGCGGATGAGTTTGTGAGGTCCGTTTATAAAATTCCTGATATTATTATAGAAGGGGTTTGTTCCCATTTTGCGACATCGGATGAAGAAGACCTTGAGTTTGCAAATCAACAGTTAAGATGGTTTGCGGATTTTCTGGGTAAGATAGGTGATATCCCGATCAGATTCAGGCATATATCAAATACCGGGGGGATATTCAATCTTCCCTCGGCGCATTTGAATATGGTGCGTCCCGGCTTATCGATTTACGGCGTCAGCCCCTCGGATTTCGTAAAAGACAGCTCTAAGCTTGCCCCGGTCCTTTCGCTGAAAACCAAAATTGCGTTTATCAAAAAAATTCCCGAAGGGAGAGCATTAAGCTATGGAAGGACTTTTATTACGGATAAACCGATGAAAGTCGCGACTTTACCGGTGGGCTATGGAGACGGCTATCCCCGCCTGCTTTCAAACAGGGGATACGTGCTTATCGGCGGGAAAAGAGCAAGGATACTGGGAACTGTCACCATGGACCAGATGATGGTGGATATTACCGGAATAAGAAATGTAAAAGTGGAAGACGCGGCGGTCCTTATCGGGAAACAGGGCCGGGAAGAGATTACCGCCAGGGAAGTTGCGCGAATGGCCGATACCATCCCGTATGAGATATTTACTTCAATAAATAAGAGGGTCCAGAGAATCTATATAGACAGGGGTTGA
- the mtnA gene encoding S-methyl-5-thioribose-1-phosphate isomerase, with translation MSIEAVSWSKGKVKLIDQTKLPGELTYVVTDNIDVLRDSIKRLVVRGAPAIGIAGAFGVALAALKSKAKNCETLRKDVFKAADYLATSRPTAVNLFWALERMKKTAQAGKLKNCGKMKQLLLREAVHILNDDKMRCSRIGKNGESLIKEGMGILTHCNAGALATGGSGTALSVFFSAKRNGKNFTVYVDETRPLLQGARLTTWELLHEGIDTVLIADNMAAQVMKEGKIGLVITGSDRIALNGDAANKIGTYGIATLARAHSIPFYIAAPISTIDFNIKTGREIPIEQREAGEITSCGGKKTAPGNVKVYNPAFDVTPSSLIAGIITEKGMITPPYKKKILMLREKQGSYGRK, from the coding sequence ATGTCTATAGAAGCGGTCAGTTGGAGTAAGGGCAAGGTTAAGTTGATTGATCAGACCAAACTGCCGGGGGAATTAACGTATGTTGTGACGGATAACATAGATGTCCTGAGGGATTCAATAAAGAGGCTTGTGGTAAGAGGGGCCCCCGCGATAGGGATTGCCGGCGCGTTTGGCGTTGCTCTTGCCGCATTGAAAAGCAAGGCAAAAAATTGCGAAACGCTGAGAAAAGATGTTTTTAAAGCGGCGGATTACCTTGCGACTTCCAGGCCTACGGCCGTCAATCTGTTTTGGGCGTTGGAAAGGATGAAAAAAACAGCGCAGGCGGGGAAACTGAAAAACTGCGGAAAAATGAAACAGCTCTTGCTGCGGGAAGCCGTGCATATCCTTAATGATGATAAAATGAGGTGTTCCAGAATAGGGAAGAACGGGGAATCCCTTATAAAGGAAGGTATGGGAATTTTAACGCATTGCAATGCCGGCGCTTTAGCGACGGGAGGATCGGGAACCGCCCTATCCGTATTTTTTTCTGCAAAACGGAACGGTAAAAATTTCACTGTTTATGTTGATGAGACCAGGCCTCTTTTGCAGGGGGCAAGACTTACCACATGGGAGTTGCTGCATGAGGGGATAGATACGGTTTTAATCGCCGATAACATGGCCGCCCAGGTCATGAAAGAAGGGAAAATCGGCTTGGTTATTACGGGTTCGGACAGGATAGCTTTGAACGGTGACGCGGCAAACAAAATAGGGACTTACGGTATTGCGACTTTGGCGAGAGCCCACAGCATACCTTTTTACATCGCGGCGCCGATATCTACAATTGATTTTAATATAAAGACCGGCCGGGAAATTCCCATTGAACAGAGAGAAGCCGGCGAAATAACCAGTTGCGGGGGTAAAAAAACAGCGCCCGGAAATGTTAAGGTCTACAATCCCGCATTTGATGTAACGCCTTCATCTCTGATCGCGGGCATAATTACCGAAAAAGGGATGATTACGCCGCCTTACAAAAAGAAGATATTGATGCTGAGGGAAAAACAGGGGAGTTATGGCAGAAAGTGA
- a CDS encoding DUF4340 domain-containing protein translates to MKARHVFILFVVSACLGFYIIRAELKEPEREEDIISRAKVFSYDFSRVESLSVSNAGGEISLEKSGVEWKITAPFKYPADSAKVNKFLFDMQFSPVIRAINYDKELAEKTGVSSPVCSVSISSPSGASHIDFSGVETTGDTSYGLDKNNNCIIVVEKKLIKTLCELKPDEFRTKQLIKIFPQFTDRIVFQTQDKIAEFTNMGSYWKITRPFQSRCNSKAFSELINTVVSARIEEFPGPGGIPAHIFDNNSLTIRIKPSGSDKEKVFFFGPFSDDGRKMYVYQEDLDTVCIIDSSILKKISPEIETFRDLRLATEEVVKSSSIKISAGDNLIELVREKNEWKLLSPAGNYDADYNAVFAFFNLFVRTEALSITQADTGIFPGPAAKVEFVCGNSAWDINFYESGGSLYAKTPADDYFLVLDSGLKYKLYDLDFCQFISRKVMSFPIVEISSVKIKDDKGVYTFNKNGGNRWDGNGNASLINDLLWKLMELKAEKVLTGKKFIHSEPFLTIELYDKEEIFTLKIIRGENGSFFVLKNGDSPAYLIQRDIIDLAGKITDGN, encoded by the coding sequence ATGAAAGCAAGACACGTTTTTATTCTGTTTGTTGTTTCAGCCTGTCTCGGATTCTATATTATTAGGGCGGAATTAAAGGAACCGGAACGGGAAGAAGATATCATATCCCGCGCCAAAGTTTTTTCATATGATTTTTCAAGGGTTGAAAGCTTGTCTGTGTCAAATGCCGGCGGAGAAATATCTCTCGAAAAATCCGGCGTCGAATGGAAAATCACAGCGCCTTTCAAATATCCGGCGGATTCGGCAAAGGTAAACAAATTCCTGTTTGACATGCAGTTTTCGCCGGTAATAAGAGCCATCAACTATGATAAAGAACTGGCCGAAAAAACCGGGGTCAGTTCCCCTGTATGCTCCGTTTCAATATCTTCTCCCTCCGGCGCATCACATATAGATTTTTCAGGCGTTGAGACTACAGGGGATACTTCTTACGGTCTGGATAAAAACAATAATTGCATAATCGTAGTTGAAAAAAAACTTATAAAAACATTATGCGAATTAAAACCGGATGAATTCAGGACAAAACAGCTTATAAAGATATTTCCGCAATTTACGGACAGGATAGTTTTCCAGACACAGGATAAGATTGCGGAATTCACCAATATGGGATCTTATTGGAAAATCACCAGGCCTTTTCAGAGCAGGTGTAATTCAAAAGCTTTTTCTGAGCTTATAAATACCGTGGTTTCCGCAAGAATCGAGGAATTTCCCGGGCCCGGCGGCATCCCCGCGCATATATTCGATAACAACTCTCTTACTATCAGGATCAAGCCCTCGGGTTCGGACAAAGAAAAGGTCTTTTTTTTCGGCCCATTTTCAGATGACGGAAGGAAAATGTACGTGTATCAGGAAGACCTCGACACTGTCTGTATTATAGATTCATCCATACTCAAAAAGATATCTCCCGAAATTGAAACTTTCAGGGACCTCAGGCTGGCGACTGAAGAGGTGGTAAAATCCAGCTCGATTAAAATTTCCGCCGGGGATAACCTGATAGAGCTTGTGAGAGAAAAAAACGAATGGAAGCTTCTTTCTCCCGCCGGTAATTATGACGCCGATTACAACGCGGTGTTCGCGTTTTTTAACCTGTTCGTCAGGACAGAGGCTCTTTCCATCACACAGGCGGATACAGGAATTTTCCCGGGCCCGGCGGCAAAAGTGGAATTCGTTTGCGGCAACTCCGCATGGGATATAAATTTTTATGAATCCGGCGGCAGCCTTTACGCCAAAACCCCGGCAGACGATTATTTCCTTGTCCTGGACAGCGGCTTGAAATATAAGCTTTACGACCTGGATTTCTGCCAGTTTATATCCAGGAAGGTCATGTCTTTCCCCATCGTCGAAATCTCTTCCGTAAAAATCAAGGATGACAAAGGCGTATACACTTTTAACAAGAACGGGGGAAACCGCTGGGATGGAAACGGAAACGCCTCTTTAATCAACGATCTTCTCTGGAAACTAATGGAACTGAAGGCGGAGAAAGTCCTGACCGGAAAAAAATTCATACATTCGGAGCCGTTTTTAACCATTGAGCTTTACGATAAAGAAGAAATTTTTACGCTTAAAATTATCCGCGGCGAAAACGGTTCATTCTTCGTTTTAAAGAACGGGGACTCTCCGGCATATCTGATTCAACGTGATATCATAGATCTTGCCGGAAAAATCACGGACGGGAATTAA
- a CDS encoding thiamine-phosphate kinase has product MAESEFGLIRKFAVLTPRAGRLKAGIGDDAAVIKSGKKGFYELFTCDALVEGVHFTVKDRLFEVGYKSVAVSVSDIAAMGGLPAEAVVAVGIPGRISDRDAINIYKGMLKAAEKFGLNLAGGDTVKSKELFISVAMTGLVEKNRLVLRKGAKTGDAIMVTGRLGGSLENRKHLLFRPRLFEARYLTKRFVIHSMIDVSDGLAGDLRRICEMSGCGAVIYPDKVPVSGALKKYGRQKSFQRAVTDGEDFELLFTVPAGSAGSIENGMKKFFNLKATEIGRIIKGSDVMVEKNQKITALNMDGYKHF; this is encoded by the coding sequence ATGGCAGAAAGTGAATTTGGGTTGATAAGAAAGTTTGCCGTTTTGACACCGCGGGCCGGGAGATTAAAAGCGGGTATCGGAGATGATGCTGCCGTGATTAAATCCGGCAAAAAAGGGTTTTATGAGCTTTTTACATGCGATGCTCTTGTTGAGGGAGTCCATTTTACCGTTAAGGATAGATTATTTGAAGTCGGATATAAGTCAGTTGCCGTCAGCGTAAGTGATATAGCGGCAATGGGCGGCCTGCCTGCGGAAGCGGTTGTTGCGGTAGGTATTCCGGGACGTATTTCGGACAGGGACGCGATAAATATTTATAAGGGTATGCTTAAGGCGGCGGAAAAGTTCGGTCTTAACCTGGCCGGCGGCGATACGGTGAAAAGCAAAGAGCTTTTTATTTCGGTTGCAATGACCGGATTGGTTGAAAAGAATCGGCTTGTTCTGAGGAAAGGGGCGAAAACAGGTGATGCAATCATGGTGACCGGCAGGCTTGGCGGATCCCTTGAAAACAGGAAACATCTCCTGTTCCGGCCAAGGCTTTTTGAGGCAAGATACCTTACGAAAAGATTTGTCATCCATTCCATGATAGATGTTTCGGATGGGCTTGCCGGCGATTTAAGGCGGATCTGCGAGATGAGCGGTTGCGGCGCGGTGATATACCCTGATAAGGTGCCTGTATCCGGGGCGCTGAAGAAATACGGCAGACAAAAATCTTTTCAGAGAGCTGTAACTGACGGGGAAGATTTCGAATTGCTTTTTACGGTGCCCGCCGGATCGGCCGGAAGCATTGAAAACGGCATGAAAAAGTTTTTTAATCTGAAAGCCACCGAAATAGGCCGGATAATAAAAGGCAGCGATGTTATGGTGGAAAAGAATCAAAAAATAACGGCTTTGAACATGGACGGGTATAAACATTTTTAA